Proteins from a genomic interval of Luteibacter pinisoli:
- the rng gene encoding ribonuclease G, giving the protein MSEEILINVTPRETRVAIVENGMLQEVHVERATKRGYVGNVYKGRVQRVMPGMQAVFVEIGLDRAAFLHASDIVRPSLPATDAADGGKSNGHGPVPSISELVHEGQEIVVQVVKDPIGTKGARLSTHLSIPSRYLVLLPHSKTLGVSVRIEEEAERQRLKDIITPLIGENHLGYIVRTNAEGQSEESLAFDVTYLGKVWRVVQENITKAKVGERVYEELSLPLRSLRDSLNDGIEKVRVDSRETFEKTVKFVQKFMPVLSDRIEHYSGERPIFDLYGVEDEIQRALRKEVPLKSGGYLIVDQTEAMTTIDVNTGGYLGTRNLEETVYRTNLEAAQAAARQLRLRNLGGIIIIDFIDMVDDEHKRQVLRMLEKGLTRDHAKTTVYPMSALGLVEMTRKRTTESLERQLCEPCPACSGRGALKTAETVIYEIFREITRAVRQFNAQKLLVMASPKVVGRILEEESAAVAELEEFIAKSIRFQAEEHYSQEQFDVVLL; this is encoded by the coding sequence GTGAGCGAGGAAATTCTGATTAATGTCACGCCGCGTGAGACGCGGGTGGCTATCGTCGAAAACGGCATGCTCCAGGAAGTGCACGTTGAGCGCGCAACCAAGCGCGGTTACGTGGGCAATGTCTACAAAGGCCGCGTCCAGCGCGTGATGCCCGGTATGCAGGCGGTCTTCGTGGAGATCGGCCTGGACCGTGCCGCGTTCCTGCACGCCTCGGATATCGTGCGCCCGTCGCTGCCGGCCACCGATGCCGCGGACGGCGGCAAGTCCAACGGCCACGGCCCGGTGCCGTCGATCAGCGAACTGGTGCATGAAGGCCAGGAAATCGTCGTCCAGGTGGTGAAGGACCCCATCGGCACCAAGGGTGCTCGGTTGTCCACGCATCTCTCCATCCCGTCGCGCTACCTCGTGCTGCTGCCGCATTCGAAGACCCTGGGCGTGTCCGTGCGCATCGAGGAAGAAGCGGAGCGGCAGCGCCTGAAGGACATCATCACGCCGCTCATTGGCGAGAATCACCTGGGCTACATCGTCCGCACCAACGCGGAAGGGCAGTCGGAGGAGTCGCTGGCGTTCGACGTCACCTACCTGGGCAAGGTCTGGCGCGTGGTGCAGGAAAACATCACCAAGGCCAAGGTGGGTGAGCGCGTGTACGAGGAGCTCTCCCTGCCGCTGCGCTCCCTGCGTGATTCGCTGAACGACGGGATCGAGAAGGTGCGCGTCGATTCGCGCGAGACCTTCGAGAAAACCGTCAAGTTCGTGCAGAAGTTCATGCCCGTGCTCTCCGATCGCATCGAGCACTATTCCGGTGAACGGCCGATCTTCGACCTGTACGGCGTGGAAGACGAAATCCAGCGCGCGCTGCGCAAGGAGGTGCCGCTGAAGTCCGGTGGCTACCTCATCGTCGACCAGACCGAAGCGATGACCACCATCGACGTGAACACCGGCGGTTACCTCGGCACGCGCAATCTCGAGGAAACGGTGTACCGCACCAACCTCGAGGCGGCGCAGGCCGCGGCACGGCAGCTGCGCCTGCGCAACCTGGGCGGCATCATCATCATCGACTTCATCGACATGGTGGATGACGAGCACAAGCGCCAGGTGCTGCGCATGCTGGAGAAGGGCCTCACGCGCGACCACGCGAAGACCACGGTCTATCCGATGTCGGCGCTTGGCCTGGTGGAAATGACCCGCAAGCGCACCACCGAAAGCCTGGAACGCCAGCTGTGCGAACCGTGCCCGGCGTGCAGCGGTCGTGGCGCGCTGAAAACGGCCGAAACCGTCATCTACGAAATCTTCCGCGAGATCACCCGCGCGGTGCGCCAGTTCAACGCGCAGAAGCTGCTCGTGATGGCCAGCCCGAAGGTCGTCGGTCGCATCCTCGAGGAAGAGTCCGCGGCGGTGGCGGAGCTGGAAGAATTCATCGCCAAGAGCATCCGCTTCCAGGCGGAAGAGCACTATTCGCAGGAACAGTTCGATGTTGTCTTGCTGTAA
- a CDS encoding YhdP family protein has product MSGWRHRARRLRFFVLGLVASVLVALAIVMALSQLLLPLAAHYPERVAALLSEKLHKPVRFASLEGFWRPSGPLFVMRDVTMGGAPGTAPLRLPQAAVKLDFGALVLPSRHLINLHLQDLRLGLRRGPDGRWSIDGFAAGGTTQKLSFGNMSVDLWLTNTHLDIADETTHRNYGLVADQLRLSLQGQLVRVGGTLRRENAAGVLSAAGRFAADGSSGQVYVKGVDVDFAALSGDFEAGGYALAGGKGRFEQWLDWRDARVVRGIASIDLDNLAIRGPARTVRTAGLHGTVVLHRFANGQRIDWAGRDGSDAAIVLRTVGDHSEGTLVGRKLELAPLAPWAGLLPQVSPALARWLGEGKPHGRFDELRADWNTVDGLRFAHAAFSGLGIDASGKLPGLSTLAGELNGDSEAIALTLPKQATTIDATGVFRKPFVMSALGGDMAVYKDDDGWHIGMDSLDFRGEGFGGQARGELVLPPGDGGAFIDMYVALGEGDVPAAKLFWPIHSMSESAQNWLNRGLVSGHIEGGSALIRGNLRDFPFRNQEGRFEARALIDDLVLDYGTGWPKAEGVTAVANFIGNGMFVEASEGHSLGTAVSSATAAIPDFADGVLDLRVSGAGTGGSFLDFIKSSPIASSSREEIDKIKLGGTGEFGFNMLLPLKDAREFTLDGKATLKDADLVADAWKLRLDKISGPMSFDGKGFTATGLTTQFHGQPASLDLAIAGGTGDPAKVLGASVTGAFTVEEMVADYPDLKWLADIAKGRGTFRIGFDLVHAGVKNDLTQTLSVDSDLRGVEMLMPTPVKKPAAQALPLSVRLGLPVDGARLDLALGDVVRGRLRLANGNTPLAAAFNLGTTVPDVMPAQGYLFSGHAAKLDVSGWVQYVVGMSTGSSGPGLTGLDLTTDDAEVFGQHFSNMHIVARPGPRELSLRVDSDGMAGAMTVPNDDLRKRGITARMEKLWWPAADDAADAAAKGRASAGQAATAAVTVAHAEDAKDAGAKKPAATNEAGVAPSSLPPLHLQVSDMRLGKARLGDARLETWPTDEGLHVDQLRAQSKNIQVTATGDWNGDEKNSHTHLSMDFASEDVARMLDALGFAGIMSGGRTEARLDATWPGGPSALALANMDGTLNINVANGRILEVQPGVGRLFGLVSITELPRRMALDFGDVLGKGFAFDAITGDFRFSNGNASTQNLKIRAPAAEISITGRAGLKARDYDQEVLVVPHLGNSLPVVGALAGGPVGAAAGLAVQGLLGHGLNQAARKRYHVTGSWDKPVFTPLDKGPPSAAAPTPAPAAPPRR; this is encoded by the coding sequence ATGTCGGGTTGGCGCCACCGCGCCCGACGCCTGCGGTTCTTCGTGTTGGGCCTGGTTGCAAGCGTGCTGGTCGCGCTGGCGATCGTGATGGCGCTCAGCCAGCTGCTGCTGCCGCTGGCGGCGCATTACCCGGAGCGCGTTGCGGCGCTGCTCAGCGAAAAGCTGCACAAGCCCGTGCGTTTCGCATCGCTTGAAGGGTTCTGGCGGCCGTCAGGGCCGTTGTTCGTCATGCGTGACGTAACGATGGGCGGCGCTCCCGGCACGGCCCCGCTGCGCTTGCCGCAGGCGGCGGTAAAACTCGATTTCGGTGCGCTGGTGCTGCCGTCGCGCCACCTGATCAACCTGCACCTGCAGGACCTGCGCCTGGGCCTGCGACGCGGGCCGGACGGTCGCTGGAGCATCGATGGTTTCGCCGCCGGTGGCACGACGCAGAAACTGTCGTTCGGCAACATGTCGGTGGACCTGTGGCTCACCAATACGCACCTGGATATCGCTGACGAAACCACGCACCGCAACTACGGCCTGGTGGCAGACCAGCTCCGCCTGAGCCTGCAGGGCCAGTTGGTCCGCGTGGGCGGCACGCTGCGCCGTGAAAACGCCGCCGGCGTGCTGTCGGCGGCCGGCCGGTTTGCCGCGGATGGGTCCAGCGGGCAGGTGTACGTGAAGGGCGTGGATGTGGATTTCGCCGCGCTCAGCGGTGATTTCGAGGCGGGTGGTTACGCGCTTGCCGGCGGCAAGGGCCGGTTTGAACAATGGCTGGACTGGCGCGACGCGCGAGTGGTGCGCGGGATCGCCAGCATCGACCTGGACAACCTCGCCATACGTGGCCCGGCGCGCACCGTGCGCACGGCCGGGCTGCACGGTACCGTGGTGCTGCACCGGTTCGCCAACGGCCAGCGCATCGACTGGGCCGGGCGTGACGGCAGCGACGCCGCCATCGTGCTGCGCACGGTGGGCGATCACAGCGAAGGCACGCTCGTGGGCCGCAAGCTCGAACTCGCGCCGCTGGCGCCGTGGGCTGGCCTGCTGCCGCAGGTATCGCCCGCGCTGGCGCGCTGGCTGGGCGAAGGCAAGCCGCACGGCCGCTTCGATGAGCTGCGCGCGGACTGGAACACCGTGGATGGCCTGCGCTTCGCCCATGCCGCGTTTTCGGGCCTGGGCATCGACGCCAGCGGCAAGCTGCCGGGGCTATCCACGCTGGCGGGCGAACTGAACGGCGATAGCGAAGCGATCGCGCTGACGCTGCCGAAGCAAGCCACGACCATCGATGCCACGGGCGTCTTCCGCAAGCCGTTCGTGATGTCCGCGCTCGGCGGCGACATGGCCGTGTACAAGGACGACGACGGCTGGCACATCGGCATGGATTCGCTGGATTTCCGTGGCGAAGGCTTCGGTGGCCAGGCGCGCGGCGAACTGGTCCTGCCGCCCGGCGATGGCGGCGCCTTCATCGACATGTACGTGGCGCTGGGCGAGGGTGACGTGCCTGCCGCCAAGCTGTTCTGGCCGATCCATTCCATGTCGGAGAGCGCGCAGAACTGGCTCAATCGCGGCCTGGTCTCCGGCCATATCGAAGGCGGATCGGCCTTGATTCGCGGCAACCTGCGCGATTTCCCGTTCCGGAACCAGGAGGGGCGGTTCGAAGCGCGTGCGCTCATCGACGACCTGGTGCTCGACTACGGCACGGGCTGGCCGAAAGCCGAAGGGGTCACGGCCGTCGCCAACTTCATCGGCAACGGCATGTTCGTCGAAGCCAGCGAGGGCCATTCGCTCGGCACGGCCGTCAGCTCGGCGACGGCGGCGATTCCTGATTTCGCTGACGGCGTGCTCGACCTGCGCGTGAGTGGCGCGGGCACCGGCGGCAGCTTCCTGGACTTCATCAAGAGCAGCCCGATCGCCAGCAGCAGCCGCGAGGAGATCGACAAGATCAAGCTGGGCGGCACCGGCGAATTCGGCTTCAACATGCTGTTGCCGTTGAAGGACGCCCGGGAGTTCACGCTGGACGGCAAGGCCACGCTCAAGGACGCCGACCTCGTCGCCGATGCGTGGAAGCTGCGCCTGGACAAGATCAGCGGCCCCATGTCGTTCGACGGCAAGGGCTTCACCGCCACCGGCCTCACCACCCAGTTCCACGGCCAGCCGGCCAGCCTGGATCTCGCGATTGCCGGTGGCACCGGCGATCCGGCCAAGGTGCTGGGCGCCAGCGTCACCGGCGCGTTCACCGTGGAAGAAATGGTCGCCGACTATCCCGACCTGAAATGGCTGGCGGACATCGCCAAGGGGCGGGGCACGTTCCGCATCGGCTTCGACCTGGTGCACGCGGGTGTGAAGAACGACCTGACCCAGACACTCAGCGTCGATTCGGACCTGCGTGGGGTCGAAATGCTGATGCCGACGCCGGTGAAGAAGCCGGCAGCGCAGGCGTTGCCCTTGTCCGTCCGCCTCGGCTTGCCCGTGGACGGCGCGCGCCTGGACCTGGCGCTTGGCGACGTCGTGCGGGGCCGCCTGCGCCTGGCCAACGGCAACACGCCGCTGGCAGCCGCGTTCAACCTGGGTACCACGGTGCCTGACGTGATGCCGGCCCAGGGTTACCTGTTCAGTGGCCACGCCGCAAAGCTCGACGTCTCCGGTTGGGTCCAGTACGTCGTGGGCATGTCGACCGGGTCCAGCGGCCCGGGCCTGACCGGCCTGGACCTGACCACCGATGATGCGGAAGTCTTCGGCCAGCACTTCAGCAACATGCATATCGTCGCGCGCCCGGGCCCGCGCGAGCTCAGCCTGCGGGTGGATAGCGACGGCATGGCGGGCGCGATGACGGTGCCCAACGACGACCTGCGGAAGCGCGGCATCACCGCGCGCATGGAGAAGCTATGGTGGCCTGCCGCCGACGACGCGGCCGATGCCGCCGCGAAGGGCAGGGCCAGCGCGGGGCAGGCGGCGACGGCCGCCGTCACGGTGGCTCATGCGGAAGACGCGAAGGACGCGGGCGCGAAGAAGCCCGCGGCCACGAACGAAGCCGGTGTCGCCCCCTCCAGCCTGCCGCCGCTGCACCTGCAGGTGAGCGACATGCGCCTGGGCAAGGCGCGCCTGGGTGATGCGCGCCTGGAAACCTGGCCGACGGACGAAGGCCTGCATGTCGACCAGCTGCGTGCCCAGTCCAAGAACATCCAGGTCACCGCCACCGGCGACTGGAACGGCGACGAGAAGAACAGCCACACGCACCTGTCCATGGACTTCGCCTCCGAGGACGTCGCGCGCATGCTCGATGCGCTTGGCTTTGCGGGGATCATGTCCGGCGGGCGCACCGAGGCACGCCTCGATGCCACCTGGCCAGGCGGCCCGTCCGCGCTGGCGTTGGCCAACATGGACGGCACGCTCAACATCAATGTCGCCAACGGGCGCATCCTCGAAGTGCAGCCGGGCGTCGGCCGCCTGTTCGGGCTCGTATCCATCACCGAACTGCCGCGGCGCATGGCGCTCGATTTCGGCGACGTGCTGGGCAAGGGTTTCGCCTTCGATGCGATCACCGGCGATTTCCGCTTCTCGAACGGCAACGCGAGCACGCAGAACCTGAAGATCCGGGCGCCCGCGGCCGAGATTTCGATCACCGGCCGTGCCGGCCTGAAGGCGCGCGACTACGACCAGGAAGTGCTGGTGGTGCCGCACCTGGGCAACAGCCTGCCCGTGGTCGGCGCGCTGGCCGGCGGCCCCGTCGGCGCCGCCGCCGGCCTCGCCGTGCAGGGGCTTCTGGGCCATGGCCTCAACCAGGCCGCGCGCAAGCGCTACCACGTCACCGGCAGCTGGGATAAGCCGGTGTTCACGCCGCTGGACAAGGGACCGCCGTCCGCGGCGGCGCCCACACCGGCGCCAGCGGCCCCACCCCGGCGCTGA
- the tldD gene encoding metalloprotease TldD, giving the protein MDSLITLAERRLLTPGGLASTDLDRVFSQLMGPSIDFADLYFQHSRSESWVLEEGIVKDGSHSIEQGVGVRAISGEKTGFSYSDDIVLPQLLEASRAARAIAQGGAGAGKPLAIATGRGLYPAIDPVESLPNEEKIGLLREVDAYARSRDPRVKQVVVSLAATMDTILVAASDGTLAADVRPLVRLNVQVIAEQGGRREQGHSGGGGRYGYRELLENGRAHAFAEEAVRQALVNLEAVDAPAGTMTVVLGPGWPGVLLHEAIGHGLEGDFNRKGSSAFAGRIGQRVAAEGVTVVDDGTLPGRRGSLSIDDEGTPTECTTLIENGILKGYMQDKLNARLMGVKATGNGRRESFAQLPMPRMTNTYMLAGNREPEEIIRSVKRGLYAVNFGGGQVDITNGKFVFSASEAYLIEDGKVTRPVKGATLVGAGPEVLTRVSMIGNDLALDEGVGVCGKDGQSVPVGVGQPTLRVDAMTVGGTAA; this is encoded by the coding sequence ATGGATTCCCTGATCACCCTCGCCGAACGTCGCCTGCTCACCCCGGGCGGCCTGGCTTCCACCGACCTCGACCGCGTGTTCTCGCAGCTGATGGGCCCCTCCATCGACTTCGCGGACCTGTACTTCCAGCATTCGCGCAGCGAATCCTGGGTGCTGGAAGAGGGCATCGTGAAGGACGGCAGCCACTCCATCGAGCAGGGCGTGGGCGTGCGCGCCATCTCGGGTGAGAAAACCGGCTTCTCGTACTCGGACGACATCGTGCTGCCGCAGCTGCTCGAGGCCTCGCGCGCCGCGCGCGCCATCGCCCAGGGTGGTGCCGGCGCGGGCAAGCCGCTGGCCATCGCCACGGGCCGTGGCCTGTATCCGGCCATCGATCCGGTGGAAAGCCTGCCGAACGAAGAAAAGATCGGTCTCCTTCGCGAAGTGGACGCCTACGCCCGCTCGCGCGATCCGCGCGTCAAGCAGGTGGTGGTGAGCCTCGCCGCCACGATGGACACCATCCTGGTCGCCGCCTCCGACGGCACGCTGGCCGCCGACGTGCGCCCGCTGGTGCGCCTCAACGTGCAGGTGATCGCCGAGCAGGGCGGCCGTCGCGAGCAGGGTCACTCCGGTGGCGGTGGCCGCTACGGCTACCGCGAACTGCTGGAGAACGGCCGCGCGCACGCGTTCGCCGAGGAAGCCGTGCGCCAGGCGTTGGTCAACCTCGAAGCGGTGGATGCCCCTGCCGGCACGATGACCGTGGTGCTCGGGCCGGGCTGGCCGGGCGTGCTCCTGCACGAAGCGATCGGCCATGGCCTGGAAGGCGATTTCAACCGCAAGGGCAGCTCGGCCTTCGCCGGCCGCATCGGCCAGCGCGTGGCGGCGGAAGGCGTCACCGTGGTGGACGACGGCACCTTGCCGGGTCGCCGCGGTTCGCTGAGCATCGACGACGAAGGTACGCCGACCGAGTGCACCACGCTGATCGAGAACGGCATCCTGAAGGGCTACATGCAGGACAAGCTCAACGCACGGCTGATGGGCGTCAAGGCCACCGGCAATGGCCGCCGCGAATCGTTCGCGCAGTTGCCGATGCCGCGCATGACCAACACCTACATGCTCGCCGGTAACCGCGAACCGGAAGAAATCATCCGTTCGGTGAAGCGTGGCTTGTACGCCGTGAACTTCGGCGGCGGCCAGGTCGACATCACCAACGGCAAGTTCGTGTTCTCCGCCAGCGAGGCGTACCTCATCGAAGACGGCAAGGTCACGCGTCCGGTGAAGGGTGCCACGCTCGTCGGTGCGGGCCCGGAAGTGCTGACCCGCGTCTCGATGATCGGCAACGACCTCGCGCTCGACGAAGGCGTGGGTGTGTGCGGCAAGGATGGCCAGAGCGTACCGGTCGGCGTGGGCCAGCCAACGCTGCGTGTCGACGCGATGACGGTAGGCGGTACGGCGGCCTGA